DNA sequence from the Trypanosoma brucei gambiense DAL972 chromosome 9, complete sequence genome:
ATCAAGTGGAAAAGTAAGAATATGGGAACATGTGTAGACAAAAGGATATTGCTTTATTGAAAACATCAAATGTGTTGTAGTGAATCAATATACGTGCATACGAATAAACAGGACAGGAAGTATATGCTTGGAATGCTAAATCAAAAGTGAGACGGGTTAATCACTTAAGGATAGTAGTACACGTAGAATTAAAATAGGTATCGTACTTTTCCATCGGCAACAAAAATGCTCTCTTCTACACAATTCCTTCTTCCACAATAaacgcgcacacacaaaaaaaggtggGACCACAAAACCAGAACTTTCACGCAAAGATGACATTCGTTAAGGTTGTGAAGAACAAGGCGTACTACAAGCGGTTCCAGGTGAAgtaccgccgccgccgcgaGGGGAAGACGGATTACCACGCACGCCGCCGCATGGTGCTGCAGGACAAGACAAAGTTCGGGACCCCGAAGTACCGTTTGGTGGTGCGCATCACGAACCGCGACGTGATTGCCCAGATCGTCCACGCGAAGGTTGTTGGCGACGAGGTTGTAATGGCGGCTTACTCGCACGAACTGCCACTGTTCGGCATCGAGCACGGACTGACAAACTACGCTGCTGCCTATGCCACTGGATTGTTGGTTGCCCGCCGCATGCTGGCGAAACTCGGACTCGCGGAAAAGTTTGTCGGCGTGAAGGAAGTGGATGGTTCGTACGCCGCTGTGCGCACGAAGGACGACGACCAGGGCGATGACGAGTCACGCTTCCCCTTCAAGGCGATCCTTGACGTGGGTCTGGCCCGCACAACAACTGGCGCTCGCGTGTTCGGTGTGTTGAAGGGTGCTGTGGATGGTGGCCTCGCCGTACCTCACCGCCCCAATCGGTTCCCCGGTTACAACAAGGAGAGTGATGCGCTCAACGCAAAGGTACACCGCGATCGTATCTTCGGCCGCCACGTTGCGGATTATCTGAAGCAGGTGCGTGAGGAGGCAAGCTCAAACCCCGACGAAAAGACTTGCCAGTTCTCCAAGTTTATCGCGGCAAAGGTTTCGCCCGACGACATGGAGGGCATGTACAAACGTGCGCATGCTGCCATCCGTGCTGACCCAACGAAGCGACGTGCCAAGAAGGAGCGCCCCGCTGAGGCGAAACCGAAGAAGTACAACACGGTGAAGCTAACTGGTGCCGAGAAGAAGGCCGCAGCGAAAGCAAAGGTTGCCGCTGTGATTGAGCGCATCCGTGACCGTGCGAAGTAAGGTACTTGGCGCAACTTCCTGTCATGTGTTGCTCCAGGTGGAAGACACGCTCTGTAGTGAGCTAACCCGGGGCGGATCAGACGCGGTGCCGGCGTGACAATCCCAcctactttttattttgatggataatatttttttcacctGATTTGTCGGCTCTAACCCACACGGCTGCTGTAGTTTGTTTATGACAACGTGCCTTAGAATCCTTCCGGTACCTTGTACCTTTCCCTCGTACCTGAAATTGTTTTTCCGTCTTTCCCCCTGTTTTGGATCCATCTTCCTTTCACCTCGTTGACGTACTCACTCGTtaacgcacacatatatgAATTCAGAAAGAGTCCCGAAACGAGGATGACATTCGTTAAGGTTGTGAAGAACAAGGCGTACTACAAGCGGTTCCAGGTGAAgtaccgccgccgccgcgaGGGGAAGACGGATTACCACGCACGCCGCCGCATGGTGCTGCAGGACAAGACAAAGTTCGGGACCCCGAAGTACCGTTTGGTGGTGCGCATCACGAACCGCGACGTGATTGCCCAGATCGTCCACGCGAAGGTTGTTGGCGACGAGGTTGTAATGGCGGCTTACTCGCACGAACTGCCACTGTTCGGCATCGAGCACGGACTGACAAACTACGCTGCTGCCTATGCCACTGGATTGTTGGTTGCCCGCCGCATGCTGGCGAAACTCGGACTCGCGGAAAAGTTTGTCGGCGTGAAGGAAGTGGATGGTTCGTANNNNNNNNNNNNNNNNNNNNNNNNNNNNNNNNNNNNNNNNNNNNNNNNNNNNNNNNNNNNNNNNNNNNNNNNNNNNNNNNNNNNNNNNNNNNNNNNNNNNTAGTGAATCAATATACGTGCATACGAATAAACAGGACAGGAAGTATATGCTTGGAATGCTAAATCAAAAGTGAGACGGGTTAATCACTTAAGGATAGTAGTACACGTAGAATTAAAATAGGTATCGTACTTTTCCATCGGCAACAAAAATGCTCTCTTCTACACAATTCCTTCTTCCACAATAaacgcgcacacacaaaaaaaggtggGACCACAAAACCAGAACTTTCACGCAAAGATGACATTCGTTAAGGTTGTGAAGAACAAGGCGTACTACAAGCGGTTCCAGGTGAAgtaccgccgccgccgcgaGGGGAAGACGGATTACCACGCACGCCGCCGCATGGTGCTGCAGGACAAGACAAAGTTCGGGACCCCGAA
Encoded proteins:
- a CDS encoding 60S ribosomal protein L5, putative, with the translated sequence MTFVKVVKNKAYYKRFQVKYRRRREGKTDYHARRRMVLQDKTKFGTPKYRLVVRITNRDVIAQIVHAKVVGDEVVMAAYSHELPLFGIEHGLTNYAAAYATGLLVARRMLAKLGLAEKFVGVKEVDGSYAAVRTKDDDQGDDESRFPFKAILDVGLARTTTGARVFGVLKGAVDGGLAVPHRPNRFPGYNKESDALNAKVHRDRIFGRHVADYLKQVREEASSNPDEKTCQFSKFIAAKVSPDDMEGMYKRAHAAIRADPTKRRAKKERPAEAKPKKYNTVKLTGAEKKAAAKAKVAAVIERIRDRAK
- a CDS encoding 60S ribosomal protein L5, putative, (fragment); translated protein: MTFVKVVKNKAYYKRFQVKYRRRREGKTDYHARRRMVLQDKTKFGTPKYRLVVRITNRDVIAQIVHAKVVGDEVVMAAYSHELPLFGIEHGLTNYAAAYATGLLVARRMLAKLGLAEKFVGVKEVDGS